Proteins encoded together in one Ammospiza nelsoni isolate bAmmNel1 chromosome Z, bAmmNel1.pri, whole genome shotgun sequence window:
- the PPIP5K2 gene encoding inositol hexakisphosphate and diphosphoinositol-pentakisphosphate kinase 2 isoform X8, producing MSVNATENDPPRFFVGGEDGEGLLDSARSTDYEHFYDHGEEEEEEYDSPPERQIAVGICSMAKKSKSKPMKEILERLSMFKYITVVIFEEDVILNEPVENWPLCDCLISFHSKGFPLDKAVAYAKLRNPFIINDLNMQYHIQDRREVYGILKAEGILLPRYAVLNRDPNNPQECNLIEGEDHVEVNGEIFQKPFVEKPVSAEDHNVYIYYPTSAGGGSQRLFRKIGSRSSVYSPESSVRKTGSYIYEEFMPTDGTDVKVYTVGPDYAHAEARKSPALDGKVERDSEGKEVRYPVILNAREKLIAWKVCLAFKQTVCGFDLLRANGQSYVCDVNGFSFVKNSMKYYDDCAKILGNIIMRELAPQFQIPWSIPLEAEDIPIVPTTSGTMMELRCVIAVIRHGDRTPKQKMKMEVKHQRFFDLFEKCDGYKSGKLKLKKPKQLQEVLDIARQLLVELGQNNDSEIEESKAKLEQLKTVLEMYGHFSGINRKVQLTYLPHGCPKTSSEEEDNRRNEPSLLLVLKWGGELTPAGRVQAEELGRAFRCMYPGGQGDYAGFPGCGLLRLHSTYRHDLKIYASDEGRVQMTAAAFAKGLLALEGELTPILVQMVKSANMNGLLDSDSDSLSSCQHRVKARLHEILQRDREFTADDYDKLTPSGSLSLIKSMQVIKNPVKTCDKVYYLIQSLTSQIRQRMEDPKSADIQLYHSETLELMLRRWAKLEKDFKTKNGRYDISKIPDIYDCIKYDVQHNGSLKLENTMELYRLSKALADIVIPQEYGISKAEKLEIAKGYCTPLVRKIRSDLQRTQDDDTVNKLHPLYSRGVMSPERHVRTRLYFTSESHVHSLLSTLRYGALCDESKDEQWKRAMDYLNVVNELNYMTQIVIMLYEDPNKELSSEERFHVELHFSPGAKGCEEDKNLPSGYGYRPASRENEGSKKTSHRNDSDEEVHAPKRDETDRSVVMFKPMVSDPIHIHRKSPLPRSRKIGSVEVLSESNSNLRTPRTILEQKQSGLGFELYSMVPSICPLETLHNSLSLKQVDEFLASVAAPSRENLQETSTIGCPVNVSNIKPSLEEASVDAELCGETPSEKK from the exons ATGTCTGTTAATGCAACAGAGAATGATCCTCCCAGATTCTTTGTGGgtggagaagatggagaaggatTATTGGATTCAGCCAGATCTACAGATTATGAACACTTCTATGACCAtggggaagaagaggaggaagagtaTGACTCT CCACCAGAAAGACAAATTGCAGTTGGGATTTGTTCAATGGCTAAGAAATCAAAGTCCAAACCAATGAAAGAAATTCTTGAACGCCTCTCCATGTTTAAGTATATAACCGTGGTGATATTTGAAGAGGATGTTATTTTGAACGAGCCAGTAGAAAATTGGCCTTTATGCGACTGTCTCATTTCTTTTCACTCTAAAG GGTTTCCACTGGACAAAGCTGTAGCTTATGCAAAACTCAGGAATCCGTTCATAATCAATGACTTGAATATGCAGTATCACATACAAGACAG AAGAGAGGTCTATGGTATTCTTAAAGCTGAAGGAATTTTACTTCCTCGCTATGCAGTTCTGAACCGTGATCCAAACAATCCCCAAg AATGCAACTTGATTGAAGGAGAAGACCATGTGGAAGTGAATGGAGAAATTTTCCAGAAGCCGTTTGTAGAAAAGCCAGTTAGTGCTGAGGACCACAATGTTTACATTTATTATCCAACATCTGCTGGGGGTGGAAGCCAGAGGCTTTTTCGAAAG ATTGGCAGCAGAAGCAGTGTTTATTCTCCTGAAAGCAGTGTGAGGAAAACAGGCTCCTATATTTATGAGGAATTCATGCCTACAGATGGAACTGATGTGAAG GTGTACACAGTCGGTCCAGACTATGCTCATGCTGAGGCCCGGAAGTCTCCAGCTCTGGATGGCAAAGTAGAACGAGATAGCGAAGGAAAAGAAGTGAGATACCCAGTCATCCTCAATGCAAGAGAGAAGTTAATTGCTTGGAAAGTATGCCTTGCCTTTAAG CAAACAGTTTGTGGCTTTGATTTGCTACGTGCTAATGGACAGTCCTATGTTTGTGATGTGAATGGCTTCAGTTTTGTGAAAAACTCCATGAAATACTATGATGATTGTGCTAAAATACTGGG AAACATCATAATGAGAGAACTTGCTCCCCAATTTCAAATACCATGGTCAATTCCTTTGGAAGCTGAAGACATTCCTATTGTGCCAACCACCTCTGGAACAAT GATGGAGCTTAGATGTGTTATAGCTGTAATACGCCATGGGGATCGAACACcaaagcaaaaaatgaaaatggaagtAAAACATCAGAG ATTTTTTGATCTCTTTGAAAAATGTGATGGATATAAATCTGGAaaactgaaactgaaaaaaCCGAAACAGTTGCAG GAAGTACTTGATATAGCAAGGCAGCTCCTTGTAGAACTTGGGCAAAACAATGATTCTGAAATTGAAGAAAGTAAAGCAAAACTTGAACAGCTAAAGACTGTGTTAGAAAT GTATGGGCATTTTTCAGGCATAAATCGCAAAGTTCAGTTAACATATCTTCCTCATGGCTGCCCTAAGACTTCCAGTGAAGAGGAAG ATAATAGAAGAAATGAGCCATCCCTGCTTCTCGTTCTAAAATGGGGAGGAGAGTTGACCCCTGCAGGCAGGGTTCAAGCAGAGGAGCTTGGAAGAGCTTTCAGGTGTATGTATCCAGGCGGAcaag GAGATTATGCTGGATTTCCTGGATGTGGATTACTTAGATTACATAGCACTTACCGACATGATCTCAAAATCTATGCTTCTGATGAGGGACGAGTTCAGATGACTGCAGCAGCTTTTGCAAAG GGACTACTGGCCTTAGAGGGAGAGCTGACTCCTATTCTTGTCCAGATGGTTAAAAGTGCTAATATGAATGGTCTGTTGGACAGTGACAGTGATTCTTTAAGCAGCTGTCAACATCGTGTTAAAGCAAGGCTCCATGAAATTCTCCAGAGAGACAGAGAATTTACTGCTGATGACTATGATAAG CTCACTCCATCTGGAAGCCTCTCACTGATAAAATCAATGCAGGTTATTAAAAATCCTGTAAAGACATGTGACAAGGTCTATTATTTGATACAGAGTTTGACTTCTCAGATCAGGCAGAGAATGGAAGACCCAAAGTCTGCAG ATATTCAGCTGTACCACAGTGAAACTCTAGAACTGATGCTGCGCAGGTGGGCCAAGCTGGAAAAagacttcaaaacaaaaaatggaaGATATGATATTAGCAAAATTCCTGATATTTATGACTGTATAAAATATGATGTACAACACAATGGATCCTTAAAATTAGAAAACACAATGGAATTATATAGACTTTCAAAGGCTTTAGCTGACATTGTAATTCCTCAG GAATATGGTATTTCTAAAGCTGAGAAACTGGAGATTGCCAAAGGTTACTGCACTCCTTTAGTCAGGAAAATCCGTTCTGACCTTCAGAGAACTCAAGATGATGACACTGTAAATAAGCTTCACCCTCT ctacTCCAGGGGTGTGATGTCCCCAGAACGGCATGTTCGCACCCGGCTGTATTTCACCAGTGAGAGTCACGTCCACTCTCTGTTATCCACCCTTCGTTATGGTGCCTTATGTGAT GAATCAAAAGATGAACAATGGAAACGAGCTATGGATTACTTAAATGTGGTCAATGAACTCAATTACATGACACAGATTGTTATCATGCTCTATGAGGATCCAAACAAG GAACTTTCTTCGGAAGAACGTTTTCATGTAGAGCTCCATTTCAGTCCAGGAGCGAAAGGCTGTGAGGAAGATAAAAATTTACCATCTGGATATGGATACAGACCTGCCTCCAGAGAG aaTGAAGGCTCAAAGAAAACATCTCATAGAAATGATAGTGATGAGGAGGTACATGCTCCTAAACGAGATGAAACGGATCGATCAGTAGTGATGTTCAAGCCAATGGTATCAGACCCGATTCACATACACAGAAAGTCACCCCTTCCAAGATCCAGGAAGATTGGTTCTGTTGAA GTCCTATCAGAAAGCAATAGTAACTTACGAACACCAAGAACTATTCTGGAACAAAAGCAGAGTGGTCTAG
- the PPIP5K2 gene encoding inositol hexakisphosphate and diphosphoinositol-pentakisphosphate kinase 2 isoform X6 has product MSVNATENDPPRFFVGGEDGEGLLDSARSTDYEHFYDHGEEEEEEYDSPPERQIAVGICSMAKKSKSKPMKEILERLSMFKYITVVIFEEDVILNEPVENWPLCDCLISFHSKGFPLDKAVAYAKLRNPFIINDLNMQYHIQDRREVYGILKAEGILLPRYAVLNRDPNNPQECNLIEGEDHVEVNGEIFQKPFVEKPVSAEDHNVYIYYPTSAGGGSQRLFRKIGSRSSVYSPESSVRKTGSYIYEEFMPTDGTDVKVYTVGPDYAHAEARKSPALDGKVERDSEGKEVRYPVILNAREKLIAWKVCLAFKQTVCGFDLLRANGQSYVCDVNGFSFVKNSMKYYDDCAKILGNIIMRELAPQFQIPWSIPLEAEDIPIVPTTSGTMMELRCVIAVIRHGDRTPKQKMKMEVKHQRFFDLFEKCDGYKSGKLKLKKPKQLQEVLDIARQLLVELGQNNDSEIEESKAKLEQLKTVLEMYGHFSGINRKVQLTYLPHGCPKTSSEEEDNRRNEPSLLLVLKWGGELTPAGRVQAEELGRAFRCMYPGGQGDYAGFPGCGLLRLHSTYRHDLKIYASDEGRVQMTAAAFAKGLLALEGELTPILVQMVKSANMNGLLDSDSDSLSSCQHRVKARLHEILQRDREFTADDYDKLTPSGSLSLIKSMQVIKNPVKTCDKVYYLIQSLTSQIRQRMEDPKSADIQLYHSETLELMLRRWAKLEKDFKTKNGRYDISKIPDIYDCIKYDVQHNGSLKLENTMELYRLSKALADIVIPQEYGISKAEKLEIAKGYCTPLVRKIRSDLQRTQDDDTVNKLHPLYSRGVMSPERHVRTRLYFTSESHVHSLLSTLRYGALCDESKDEQWKRAMDYLNVVNELNYMTQIVIMLYEDPNKELSSEERFHVELHFSPGAKGCEEDKNLPSGYGYRPASRENEGSKKTSHRNDSDEEVHAPKRDETDRSVVMFKPMVSDPIHIHRKSPLPRSRKIGSVEEESPLSVSSPECIGTWLHYTSGVGTGRRRRRSGEQITSSPVSPKSLAFTSSIFGSWQQVLSESNSNLRTPRTILEQKQSGLGFELYSMVPSICPLETLHNSLSLKQVDEFLASVAAPSRENLQETSTIGCPVNVSNIKPSLEEASVDAELCGETPSEKK; this is encoded by the exons ATGTCTGTTAATGCAACAGAGAATGATCCTCCCAGATTCTTTGTGGgtggagaagatggagaaggatTATTGGATTCAGCCAGATCTACAGATTATGAACACTTCTATGACCAtggggaagaagaggaggaagagtaTGACTCT CCACCAGAAAGACAAATTGCAGTTGGGATTTGTTCAATGGCTAAGAAATCAAAGTCCAAACCAATGAAAGAAATTCTTGAACGCCTCTCCATGTTTAAGTATATAACCGTGGTGATATTTGAAGAGGATGTTATTTTGAACGAGCCAGTAGAAAATTGGCCTTTATGCGACTGTCTCATTTCTTTTCACTCTAAAG GGTTTCCACTGGACAAAGCTGTAGCTTATGCAAAACTCAGGAATCCGTTCATAATCAATGACTTGAATATGCAGTATCACATACAAGACAG AAGAGAGGTCTATGGTATTCTTAAAGCTGAAGGAATTTTACTTCCTCGCTATGCAGTTCTGAACCGTGATCCAAACAATCCCCAAg AATGCAACTTGATTGAAGGAGAAGACCATGTGGAAGTGAATGGAGAAATTTTCCAGAAGCCGTTTGTAGAAAAGCCAGTTAGTGCTGAGGACCACAATGTTTACATTTATTATCCAACATCTGCTGGGGGTGGAAGCCAGAGGCTTTTTCGAAAG ATTGGCAGCAGAAGCAGTGTTTATTCTCCTGAAAGCAGTGTGAGGAAAACAGGCTCCTATATTTATGAGGAATTCATGCCTACAGATGGAACTGATGTGAAG GTGTACACAGTCGGTCCAGACTATGCTCATGCTGAGGCCCGGAAGTCTCCAGCTCTGGATGGCAAAGTAGAACGAGATAGCGAAGGAAAAGAAGTGAGATACCCAGTCATCCTCAATGCAAGAGAGAAGTTAATTGCTTGGAAAGTATGCCTTGCCTTTAAG CAAACAGTTTGTGGCTTTGATTTGCTACGTGCTAATGGACAGTCCTATGTTTGTGATGTGAATGGCTTCAGTTTTGTGAAAAACTCCATGAAATACTATGATGATTGTGCTAAAATACTGGG AAACATCATAATGAGAGAACTTGCTCCCCAATTTCAAATACCATGGTCAATTCCTTTGGAAGCTGAAGACATTCCTATTGTGCCAACCACCTCTGGAACAAT GATGGAGCTTAGATGTGTTATAGCTGTAATACGCCATGGGGATCGAACACcaaagcaaaaaatgaaaatggaagtAAAACATCAGAG ATTTTTTGATCTCTTTGAAAAATGTGATGGATATAAATCTGGAaaactgaaactgaaaaaaCCGAAACAGTTGCAG GAAGTACTTGATATAGCAAGGCAGCTCCTTGTAGAACTTGGGCAAAACAATGATTCTGAAATTGAAGAAAGTAAAGCAAAACTTGAACAGCTAAAGACTGTGTTAGAAAT GTATGGGCATTTTTCAGGCATAAATCGCAAAGTTCAGTTAACATATCTTCCTCATGGCTGCCCTAAGACTTCCAGTGAAGAGGAAG ATAATAGAAGAAATGAGCCATCCCTGCTTCTCGTTCTAAAATGGGGAGGAGAGTTGACCCCTGCAGGCAGGGTTCAAGCAGAGGAGCTTGGAAGAGCTTTCAGGTGTATGTATCCAGGCGGAcaag GAGATTATGCTGGATTTCCTGGATGTGGATTACTTAGATTACATAGCACTTACCGACATGATCTCAAAATCTATGCTTCTGATGAGGGACGAGTTCAGATGACTGCAGCAGCTTTTGCAAAG GGACTACTGGCCTTAGAGGGAGAGCTGACTCCTATTCTTGTCCAGATGGTTAAAAGTGCTAATATGAATGGTCTGTTGGACAGTGACAGTGATTCTTTAAGCAGCTGTCAACATCGTGTTAAAGCAAGGCTCCATGAAATTCTCCAGAGAGACAGAGAATTTACTGCTGATGACTATGATAAG CTCACTCCATCTGGAAGCCTCTCACTGATAAAATCAATGCAGGTTATTAAAAATCCTGTAAAGACATGTGACAAGGTCTATTATTTGATACAGAGTTTGACTTCTCAGATCAGGCAGAGAATGGAAGACCCAAAGTCTGCAG ATATTCAGCTGTACCACAGTGAAACTCTAGAACTGATGCTGCGCAGGTGGGCCAAGCTGGAAAAagacttcaaaacaaaaaatggaaGATATGATATTAGCAAAATTCCTGATATTTATGACTGTATAAAATATGATGTACAACACAATGGATCCTTAAAATTAGAAAACACAATGGAATTATATAGACTTTCAAAGGCTTTAGCTGACATTGTAATTCCTCAG GAATATGGTATTTCTAAAGCTGAGAAACTGGAGATTGCCAAAGGTTACTGCACTCCTTTAGTCAGGAAAATCCGTTCTGACCTTCAGAGAACTCAAGATGATGACACTGTAAATAAGCTTCACCCTCT ctacTCCAGGGGTGTGATGTCCCCAGAACGGCATGTTCGCACCCGGCTGTATTTCACCAGTGAGAGTCACGTCCACTCTCTGTTATCCACCCTTCGTTATGGTGCCTTATGTGAT GAATCAAAAGATGAACAATGGAAACGAGCTATGGATTACTTAAATGTGGTCAATGAACTCAATTACATGACACAGATTGTTATCATGCTCTATGAGGATCCAAACAAG GAACTTTCTTCGGAAGAACGTTTTCATGTAGAGCTCCATTTCAGTCCAGGAGCGAAAGGCTGTGAGGAAGATAAAAATTTACCATCTGGATATGGATACAGACCTGCCTCCAGAGAG aaTGAAGGCTCAAAGAAAACATCTCATAGAAATGATAGTGATGAGGAGGTACATGCTCCTAAACGAGATGAAACGGATCGATCAGTAGTGATGTTCAAGCCAATGGTATCAGACCCGATTCACATACACAGAAAGTCACCCCTTCCAAGATCCAGGAAGATTGGTTCTGTTGAA GAAGAGAGCCCCCTGAGTGTGTCTAGCCCAGAGTGTATTGGTACCTGGCTGCATTACACCAGTGGTGTGGGTACTGGGCGTCGAAGACGCAGATCAGGGGAACAAATCACTTCTTCCCCTGTCTCCCCTAAATCACTGGCTTTCACATCCAGTATTTTTGGCTCATGGCAACAG GTCCTATCAGAAAGCAATAGTAACTTACGAACACCAAGAACTATTCTGGAACAAAAGCAGAGTGGTCTAG